A genomic segment from Ignavibacteria bacterium encodes:
- a CDS encoding protein-L-isoaspartate O-methyltransferase → KFDQLGINIACMCGDGSVGWNEFAPYDRIIVTAAAPEVPRSLLKQLKVGGILVIPVGSRSTQIMYVVLREDEENYATTKIPAFQFVPLIGMNGWKED, encoded by the coding sequence GAAATTTGATCAGCTTGGAATCAACATCGCTTGTATGTGCGGAGACGGCAGTGTCGGATGGAATGAATTTGCTCCATATGATCGAATCATTGTCACAGCCGCAGCTCCAGAAGTTCCTAGATCACTTTTGAAACAATTGAAGGTAGGCGGAATTCTGGTAATTCCGGTTGGAAGCCGATCAACTCAGATCATGTATGTTGTTTTACGAGAGGATGAGGAAAATTATGCTACTACAAAGATTCCCGCATTTCAATTTGTTCCGCTAATAGGGATGAATGGATGGAAAGAAGATTAA